AAGCGGAGCATGACGGATTGTCCGAATCAGACGCTGGTGATGCTTCGGAGCCATCTGGAGTTGGCGAAGCTTCTGGAGAGGCCAGGGAGCATGTTCAGCGCCTGCTTGGGGCAGGTGAAGACGCGCTTCCGCAAAACCTGGGAAACATCTTGGCCAGTGTCCTGAATGAGACGTCCCGCGATTCGGTGCAAACTTCGATCGCCGTGGCTGTTCAGACATCCAAATATGCCGGTCCGCTTTCAGGGGATGATATTAAGGAAGCCAGGCAGGCATGCAACGCACTTCGAACCAGACTTGGTGGCCTGCTGCAGACCAAGGTTCTGGCCCGGGCGGGAGGTGGCCGAAGGGGGCGCCTTGACACCAAGCAGCTTCATCGTCTGGCCGTGTCCGATCCGCGCGTGTTTCGAACCAAGGCCGAACGGGTTGGAATTGATACCGCCGTGCACATCCTTCTTGATTGCTCCGGGTCCATGGTGCGGAGAATTCATCTGGCCTGTCAGGCTTGCTACGCGGTGGCCTCTGCCCTTGAGGCTTCACGGATCAACATCGCCGTCACCGCGTTTCCAGGCACGCAGACTCCAGATGGCTCGTACTCAACGATCGCCCCCGTCATACGTCATGGACAGAAGGTGAATCCCAATCTGGATCTGTCTCCTGCAGGTGGCACGCCTATGGGGGAAGCGCTGTGGTGGGTGATGCAGGAGATGCTGCCACTGGCCGAGAAGAGAAAGCTCGTGCTCATAGTCACCGACGGGGATCCGGACTCCGTAGATTGCGCCATCCAGGCGATCGAGCAGGGGATGAGGGCCGGTTTTGAGATCTACGGCATCGGGATCACGAGCCAGGCCATAATGGGGCTGTTGCCGGGCCGAAGCGTGGTCGTAAACGCCATGCCCGAACTGGCTCCCGCCATGTTCACATTGCTTGAGAACGCAATTCTGATCAGGCGTGGAGAATGATGAGCATATTGAAGGAGCATAACCTAAATCCGGGAGGGAGCGTATGGTGATTGTTTATCGCAATGACATGGGGAAATAGCAATTTAAAATCAATAACGGGAATTACTGCGACCTCGCGTGCAGTAAACTCAAGAGAGGGAAAAATCATGATGAACTGGGGATCACTTATCGCTATTGCGCTGACCGTGCTTCAAATCGTGAAGGAGAACATCGATGACTGATGAAATTATGCCAAGGGAAGACAGAAGTGGAAAAGTGTGGGCATTTCTGGGCGGATGCATCGCTGGAATTGCCGGATTGTTTGCGGTGGCGCTGATATCGGACATGCCATCAAGCACCGCGTCGTCATCCGATTCATCTGAGAATGATACTGCTGAACAAGAGGAACTGCTGTCCCCAAAGGAGGAAGGCGGCAGCGTCTCTGGCAACTAATCATTGTAAGCGCTCTAGGAACCCCATCTTTCAATAATTTCAGGCTATGAGATAGTACACCTCCATCCCAAGGAGGTCATCCTATGAAATCTCATATCGGCCAGAAGCGGGCAACTTGGTGGCACGCTCATG
This genomic window from Candidatus Cloacimonadota bacterium contains:
- a CDS encoding VWA domain-containing protein; the protein is MTDTRVMMRSVPLVASVLGRKYGVKVEMGGADAYTDGKTIHLPAMPSEVPDTLLAMVRGFLDHEAGHVRETDFNALQEARLSPIEMHVWNTLEDWRVEHRLASIFPGCRQNFDWLIGYLFGSEGRDELADHAANILNWLLLEVRSWDVLSLSKQRDSLARQVDRGLPGIRAKIERVLKLVRIKCESTQDAIKYAREIVRALDQYANPVSQPEPSASGPSESPARSARSDPGGQGNKNDRLEGADDPLPDGGQEAEAEHDGLSESDAGDASEPSGVGEASGEAREHVQRLLGAGEDALPQNLGNILASVLNETSRDSVQTSIAVAVQTSKYAGPLSGDDIKEARQACNALRTRLGGLLQTKVLARAGGGRRGRLDTKQLHRLAVSDPRVFRTKAERVGIDTAVHILLDCSGSMVRRIHLACQACYAVASALEASRINIAVTAFPGTQTPDGSYSTIAPVIRHGQKVNPNLDLSPAGGTPMGEALWWVMQEMLPLAEKRKLVLIVTDGDPDSVDCAIQAIEQGMRAGFEIYGIGITSQAIMGLLPGRSVVVNAMPELAPAMFTLLENAILIRRGE